One segment of Castanea sativa cultivar Marrone di Chiusa Pesio chromosome 3, ASM4071231v1 DNA contains the following:
- the LOC142627049 gene encoding 4-hydroxybenzoate polyprenyltransferase, mitochondrial-like: MAWYLAGGALRMRRLQKSSLSSSSFYLARSIFNPLSSPPPPTTTTTFYQIPIPNPNYSNTFTPTSEIFKCGCDFRFFAHISTSSVEEKNNDDGDRSKAAAAGAVVSTSWIDLYLPKHVQPYAHLARLDKPIGTWLLAWPCMWSISLAAIPGHLPDFKMMLLFGCGSLLLRGAGCTINDLIDRDIDTKVERTKLRPVASGLLSPFQGLCLLGFQLLLGLGILLQLNDYSRILGASSLLLVFSYPLMKRFTFWPQAYLGLTFNWGALLGWAAVKGSLDPAIVLPLYISGVFWTLVYDTIYAHQDKEDDLKVGVKSTALRFGDSTKEWINGFGIASISSLALCGYNAGIGWPYYAFLTAASGQLAWQIWTVDLSSRADCNRKFVSNKWFGAIIFSGILFGRISS; encoded by the exons ATGGCGTGGTATTTGGCGGGCGGAGCATTGCGTATGCGTAGGCTTCAGAAatcctctctttcttcttcttccttctatCTCGCTCGCTCCATCTTCAATCCCCtatcttctcctcctcctcctactactactactacctTTTACCAAATCCCAATCCCTAACCCTAATTATTCCAACACCTTCACTCCCACCTCTGAAATATTCAAATGCGGTTGCGATTTTCGATTCTTTGCCCACATTTCAACAAGCAGCGTCGAGGAAAAGAACAATGATGATGGTGATCGATCCAAGGCGGCGGCGGCAGGGGCGGTGGTGTCTACTTCTTGGATTGACTTGTATTTGCCGAAACATGTTCAACCTTATGCTCATCTCGCTCGCCTCGATAAGCCCATTGGGACTTGGCTCCTTGCTTGGCCTTGTATGTG GTCGATTAGCTTGGCGGCAATTCCAGGACATTTGCCTGATTTTAAGATGATGTTGCTGTTTGGTTGTGGATCTTTGCTTCTCAGGGGTGCTGGATGTACCATAAATGACCTCATCGATCGCGACATTGATACAAAG GTGGAACGGACAAAGTTGCGACCAGTTGCAAGTGGTCTTTTGTCACCATTTCAAGGGCTTTGTCTTCTTGGGTTTCAGTTGCTTTTGGGTCTTGGGATTCTCCTTCAATTGAATGATTATAG CCGCATTTTGGGGGCTTCATCCTTGTTGCTAGTATTCTCCTATCCTCTTATGAAGAGGTTTACATTTTGG CCTCAAGCCTATCTAGGTTTGACCTTTAACTGGGGTGCTCTGTTAGGCTGGGCTGCGGTTAAAGGAAGTCTGGATCCAGCTATAGTGCTTCCATTGTACATTTCTGGAGTATTTTGGACTCTTGTGTATGATACAATATATGCACATCAG GATAAAGAAGATGATTTGAAAGTGGGTGTTAAATCTACAGCTTTGAGATTTGGGGATTCGACTAAGGAGTGGATTAATGGGTTTGGAATAGCATCCATCAGTAGTCTTGCCCTCTGTGGATATAATGCTGGGATTG GGTGGCCATATTATGCATTTCTGACAGCTGCATCTGGACAATTAGCTTGGCAGATATGGACGGTTGACCTATCATCACGTGCTGATTGCAATAGGAA ATTTGTTTCCAACAAGTGGTTTGGTGCTATTATTTTCAGTGGGATCTTATTTGGAAGAATTTCATCATAG